A part of Aegilops tauschii subsp. strangulata cultivar AL8/78 chromosome 2, Aet v6.0, whole genome shotgun sequence genomic DNA contains:
- the LOC109746918 gene encoding putative F-box protein At2g16220, with translation MDSGGLRRRRLKPSGAMEGKSSAKKKKVRTTNPPAEEAVTAAAASLLTEDLILEILSRLPARSVHRFKCVSPAWRDLIADPAHRKKLPQPLAGFLYSTYHGPDHRFYNFHFAKVPGGAAQPVDPSLSFLPSHEYWYVDQLDTCNGLLLCRAHKFPSSPSGDDDDPLEYHYIVCNPATGRWVGIPALPPVPAGRRVIARLAFDPAVPSHFHVLQFEDTEQDKYITGVTIYSSQTGAWNYRESRLPEKISLFAGLTSVFFQGMLHLYGLLYPVNTDYDAVLVAVDMEGKVWKTIGVPSGGLSFGLIGVSQRCLHYAATPLAPDDKKKKKKRKKKTDEDTTTVWYMKDYDSKEWVLKHSVSYDELRSMTGGEYRVAAFHPDCDTIFLDSFDADTLSSYDMQHRKFHRIRSLRKNKAAIFLPYVPLFSDSFAGVDRQ, from the exons ATGGACAGTGGCGgcctacgccgccgccgcctcaaaCCAAG CGGCGCCATGGAGGGGAAGAGTtccgcgaagaagaagaaggtgaGGACGACCAACCCTCCGGctgaggaggcagtgacggcggcggcggccagccTCCTGACGGAGGATCTCATCTTGGAGATCCTCTCCCGCCTCCCCGCCAGGTCCGTCCACCGCTTCAAGTGCGTCTCCCCGGCCTGGCGCGACCTCATCGCCGACCCCGCCCACCGCAAGAAGCTGCCCCAACCCCTCGCCGGTTTCCTCTACAGCACCTACCACGGGCCGGACCACCGCTTCTACAACTTTCACTTCGCCAAAGTCCCCGGCGGCGCAGCCCAGCCGGTCGACCCGTCCCTCTCTTTCTTGCCGTCCCACGAGTACTGGTACGTCGACCAGCTGGACACCTGCAATGGCCTCCTCCTCTGCCGCGCCCACAAGTTCCCTTCTTCTCCTTCCGGGGACGACGATGATCCGCTTGAATACCATTACATCGTTTGCAATCCGGCCACCGGGAGGTGGGTTGGCATCCCCGCACTCCCGCCGGTGCCAGCCGGCCGCCGCGTCATCGCGCGTTTGGCTTTTGATCCAGCAGTCCCGTCCCATTTCCACGTTCTTCAGTTTGAGGACACCGAACAGGATAAATACATCACAGGAGTGACCATCTACTCTTCGCAAACCGGAGCCTGGAATTACAGAGAAAGCCGCCTTCCTGAGAAAATTAGCCTGTTCGCTGGCCTTACAAGCGTATTCTTCCAAGGCATGCTGCACTTGTATGGTTTGCTGTATCCCGTGAACACGGACTATGATGCTGTGCTGGTAGCAGTGGACATGGAGGGGAAGGTGTGGAAGACTATCGGTGTGCCATCAGGTGGTTTGAGTTTTGGTTTGATCGGAGTGTCACAGCGGTGCTTGCACTATGCTGCCACACCGCTAGCTCCTgacgacaagaagaagaagaagaagaggaagaagaaaacggATGAGGATACAACAACAGTCTGGTACATGAAGGATTATGATAGTAAAGAATGGGTCCTGAAGCATAGTGTCAGCTACGATGAGTTGCGGAGCATGACTGGTGGGGAGTACAGGGTGGCCGCTTTTCATCCAGACTGCGACACCATTTTCTTGGATTCGTTTGATGCTGATACGTTGTCATCATACGATATGCAGCATCGGAAATTCCATCGGATCCGTAGTCTTCGGAAAAACAAGGCAGCGATATTTTTACCATATGTTCCATTGTTCTCGGACTCATTTGCAGGTGTAGATCGACAGTAG